The nucleotide window GTACTGGGAACACAGGGAGGGTCCAGAGGGGCTCGCATATGACAGGGGGTCCCTGAACCATGCCTGCTCCCAATCAAACATGGAGAGACGCGGTTGGCGGGGCCAGAAATGACATAAAGTGGAggggctgcagcagggcgagTCTGGCTGCTGTGAGAGACAGCCTTTGAGTCCGAATCTTGCGGGAGCGGTGAGCTGAGCGCTTTTGGTAGGACTGCCGCGACGAGTGACGGTGATAGCATCGTGGGCAGATATCCACGGATGCGCGCCGGGAATGCGCCCCACGAAGGGTCAAGGGCAGATGGACCAGTGGACAATCAAGTGGCGAACTGAGCGGCCGCATCAACGGCCAGTCCCTGCTTGCCTTGCGTTAGAGGTCGTGGACTGGTCCCGTGGGTTGGGCGTCTTCAGGCGTCTGGTCCCCATGACGAAGATGTCATTCGGAGGCAAGGGCCGCTAGCAGCGAGCCATCCACCAACCCTGCCCACGCTAATGAGATCTGGAGGAGGGACCAGGGTCGCACGGACGGAgcacgagagagagagagatggctAGCGCTCTTTCTTACGTTGCCGTCATGGCactggcggccaaggcctgGACGTCGCAATCTGCTGATACGAAACTTGGGTGCGAGTAacgcgacgcgcgcgcctgtGACAGATCgacgagagagagcgagacgGCCATGGCTCAAGAAAAccgacgcgcgcgagcgacgagagccGATATGGGGTGCCGCGGAGAGTACGACAggtcgaggatgccggcggaCGTCGTGCGACGTCGATAAGAGTACCCGTGCAGATGGAAATTCGGGACTGGGCACAACGCCGCCTTCACGAACAGAGGGGCGGCGCCTTTGGTGTGTGGGCACTGTCTCAAAGCcgcctcggcagcgtcgcATGACGAAACGGCCAAGCCGGCCGGGGCAGAGGCAACAATATGTAGGTCGTAGTCATGAGGGAAGCTGAGGCATCTTTTTTAGTCTGAGGAATGCGCTGCGCCATTGAGTTGTCGTTGAAGAGGTTCTAGGCATCTTGTCCGTAATAGTGCAGCGCCAGGTACGTAAACAGCGGGCACCCTCTACGCCTGCGTTGCTGGGCATGCTGCATACCTGGGGCTCACCTGGCCTCCGTCTCAGACACCGGAGGCGCGTCCATACGcacctcggccggccggccggcaggtGATTGATCAATCAACGGGCGAGAGGCGAGCAAGGCGTCGGACCAGTGCCTGGCTTGGTCTCTGGAGAGAGGCACAGGCATGCCATGCACTGCGCTCAATCGAAAaggcagctgcagcggctgcaggAATGGTGGTGTGTTTGCTGCCACGGACCTGCAGCTTGTGGGCTGATTGATGAGGGTGAAGAAGTTTGGGATCCTACCGCTGTCAGCCGAGCGAgctggagggagggaggggaggggggagcggTGCGAGGTGGGAGGATCGATGCCCGGTTCCTCTCGTCGGGATGTGATTTGCCTGCCGGGCGTAGACCACAATGGATGAAACCTTGCAAGGCAGGAGCAATGAGCTTATAACCTGGGTTCGTGATTAATACAGAGGTAGGTGCGCACCAGGTAGGTTCCTGCCTGTGTCTCGCCTGCGTCAATCCATGTCCCGAGATGAAGCAACCAAGCACGCAAGCAAGGTACGGTGGTTCCTtatagtacctaccttactaAAGTACTACCTCGATACGTACGAGTACCCCAGGTACTAAGGTTTCTATCGTTTCAAAGATACAGGTATCTATAAAGTCCACCATGATGAGCCTTGCCTAAGGTCAGGTGTCGACGAATGGCAGGCCATGGGAAAAGGGAGAATAAGGCCATCTGTGGCTCCGTCACTTATGAGGTGCGCTCAACTTCAGACACCGCGTGCAGCTACGCGTGGCAACGTGCGGAGTGCACTCCTGCTCCGGGCTCGTACGAACTCTGTACCTCACGTAGCATGCGTAGGTAGGCACTACGTATACTACTACCTGCTAATACTGCGTACAGCGGATCGAGATATTGGAATGTTCGACTGCTTCCCCGCCATGCCTGCCCTGCGACTACTACTGCGAAGGCGTGCCGAGAAGCATCCCCCGGGCCCACCCGGGACCTCGGGCACCCGGCTCCAGCTCACACAAGACGCGGGTGCACCGCTGAAgcacgccagccagcgcacCCGGGCCCGGGCGTACAGTGGGCTTGGCGCCGAAGCAAAGCCCCAGCGCGGGAGCTTCCCGCAtagctcgccgcgccgggcaTCGGTCTACCAGACGTGTCGGTCGAGGGACGGGCCCAATGGCTGCGGACCATCATGTCGCCATGTCGGCATGAATGCTGTGTCCCCATGGGACTTGATGGGAGATGCCGTCCATTGTCACCCCAGGCCCAGACACCCAGGCAAGGTAGGCAGGTCCTTGGTGCGTACGATGCAGCTGCTCAGTCCGTACATACACTGAGATACTGAAGTAGGCTTTGCCCCACGGAGCCGACCTTTCATGGTCCCAGCGACCGGCGCCGCTTGatggggggcggcgggcctccTGGCTATCGCCCAAGGCACATGCTGTTGTCCGACCTGGCGAGGTTCTACGGCATCTGCCTGTGGCATGACTGCAATGTCCCATTCGCGTACTTGGCGAAGGCCTCGAACGCGCCGCGATGCGACGATGAGCCCTCCCTCGGGCGCGCCCATTAAGAGAgggccgtcatcgtcgtcgtcgtcgtgcctgtcgcggcctcgtcgccgtcgccgtcgccgtcgtcttgcaCCGGTGCCTCCGCGGGGAGTCGGCTGAGGCGagacaagggcggcggcagaggcgacGATCATGtttgcagccgcagcagccataCGGATAATTTACTTGGCATGGCCCGCACGCTCTGAAGGCTCTTGGCGCACGCAGCAGGGATGTCATGGCGCTGCTGAAAGGGGGCCATTGGCTATTTTTCACTTCGCGTTGAAGGCCGCCCTCTCGGCTATcctacgtacatacgtatgGCATGCGAGAGCGCTAGGTTCGGAGTGCACGGCACCCGCCGTCGAccaaacgacgacgagacgagggaGCAGAGACACCTTCTACATCATCCCATCTTCACCACCGTGAAAGAATCATTGGGTGGCCCATCATCTgagcatcgtcatcatcacatATCGTCTTTGTGCGGCGCTGCGGgttcgctgctgctgcaagtgCTACTGCACACCTAGCGGCTCCGGCCCCCATTATTGGACCGCTGACCGGCGCCGtggggggagcggcggcaaccaGCGCCCACAGagtccccctccccacccgTCTGGGCGTTGCAGCCGCAGGTCACGCTCCAAGTACCCAGTACTTGTGGTGGGCGCGGCACCCGTCATTCGGACTCCCCCCCACGGGCCTGTGACTTTCCAATCAGCAGGGCGCTCCAATGGCCTCCGGGAGGGGGGTCTCgaatgggcggcggccaccatggtccgggggggggggggggcaaggggcccaccaccggcgccgagacTGGCGAGTGCGGCTAGGCCAGACGTGAaccgccgtcgctggcggcggggtgcTATGATGCGATGGGATAGGCCATCCGTGAAGGAGCatggcggacgacgacgataaaCGGGATGGGTTGTTGTGTTGCTGACTGGCTGGATGCCGAGCATGAGCATCCATTGcaatgccatgccatgccatccatcccatccacgGATCCATTCCCACCCTTGCCCATgcgccatgcccatgcccgtTCCATGTTCCATGCTCCATGCTCCCTGCTCCAGCTTCCATGCtcccaagcccgccgccggccctcCTGCACGCCCGTCCACTATCGCATTGTCGCCAAAGCGCTCCCGTCTCTTCTctggcccctccctccacttTGCGGCTTATCGTGTgtttttatttatttatttttcTTTCCATCTTATTTTAATCCAAGtaccactactaccactGCTGACCTTGcacccacccgcccgtcctcCACCAACCCCTGCCTGGCGCCTCTCGTCCGGACTCGGCCCAGcactcgcgcgcgcgccatcgtcagcgGGCAATGGAAGATACCTGGGTAGAGAGAACCGCCCAGCCAAGCCCCCAGGTggcccctccatccctcccctccagcggcggcgcaccccCCCTGTCCCTCGACCGCCCGCAGGaccccttcttcttcccttgAAACGCAACTTTCCCGTTTTCTCACCTCTCCACCACCAACCGCCTCGCCGTTCCCCTCCTGCAACGGTGGGAATTCGGtgtgttttttttcttgccTTCCACCGAAGACAATTCCTCCGCAGCGGCTTCGAGGGCTTTTCTCGATcattgccgtcgccgctcgctTCTTTTTGCTGCTTTTTAGTTACGGCGTCCCGGCGAGCTCCTTCGTGGTGTGCGCAACAAGGTGAGTCAGTCTTGTTATCGTCCGTTGCCTCGCCTGCGTTGTTTTGCCGCCTACCTCCCCCCtaccgcctcgtcctcgccacaATATTTTTTTACACTTTCGAGTTCTGGCGACCGCCCTGCCTTCCTCTGACTCCCCATCGTTGCCTCGTATTCCCCATGAAAAatccctccccttctcttTGACGCTCTCCCTCGTCTCTCATCGCTGTTGCGTCTCTGCCGTACTGCGAGGCTGTGCTGCGGTATCGTTCGTTGCCCGGTGTCTCGGAGTTGCGTTGGCtcccccgtcgccgtgcagctcgtccaggtGCCGTTGCCTCGCCTTGCATGGTGCTCCACGAGAAATCGCTCGCCCCTTTCCGCAGAGACACGGTCGCGACACGCTCGaagctcgtcggcatcgccagcTGCCTTGCACCCGTTCGTGTATTGTGATTGTGCCTGCGTtcacctcgtcctcccatACATATTGTCCCGGGACTCCTCTGATTCACACTACCCGTGAGAACCCCCCTTGTGCCGTGCACTTGCAGGAGTCCTTGACAAGACCGCCATCACTGTGTGCATGTCCGCCGCCTTCACCTACTTCACTTGCGTGTTGGCCACTCCACCGATTCTCTCGCTCCGCCTTCTCTCCCGCTCCCTCGGTCCGGCCGTCCCTTTGCTGACCTGCCACATCCAGGCCGGCTACCTTGAGAGCAGCATCAACAACCCAAGGTTGTTTCGAGGCCGCGACGGCTCGAGGACTCCGACTCGTGTCCATCTCTCGACGTCTCCTTCGAACACCTTAGCCACTCCTTTACAAGCTGAGATAGACAACTGCCTCGGTCGGCCCGCCCAAATGTATAGATAAACTCCCTCGCGAACCGCCAAGATGGATTCGGAAGATGGAGAGTACTTCGTAAAAGTAAGTGGCTCCCACACGCTTTGCTATATTCGCTCGTTCTAACTCATCTCAGCAACTGGCCGCCTTCGTGCGAACACACGAAAAAGCGCTTGCCAACGCGCTGCAGTTCCAGCGTCGCGAGGTCCGCCACCGGTCCTCCCAGAGCACCAGCTCCGTCACGATCCCGTCGTCCCCCACGCTCCCCGAACGACCGTCCACGTCATCCTCGACCAACTCGCTTGCGGCCGCCTTCTCTTTTGGATCGCTCAACTTCACATCGCACAGTGTCAAGTCGGCCAAACTTGCTCTTACACCCCACCATCTCTTCTACCTCCTCTCGCGCTTCGAGGAGCTAGGTATCAATGTCGGGCCCATGAAAGTCCGCCTTGAGAATCTCCACGACAGCAGCTCCTCTACCAATTATGTGTCCTTCCTTGGCAACACGGGGCGGTCTAGGAGTCGCAGCTCCGACGTCGGCTCAATACATTCTGTTTCAAGCATGCGAAGCGTCATGTCCGGCATGTCTGCCTTGTGGGCTAGTTTCGGCATCGGAGCCAGCATTTCTGCCGCGAGGACGGAGCGCCAAAAGGCGGCCCTCCAGGCCGATCTCAAGTACCTCTACTCGGCCTTTACCAAAATTCCatgcctccgcctcgcccctgATTGGCGTGCTCGCTTGATTCGAGGGTACGAGGAGTTCCCCTTTGACTCGGCCGTCCCCATCTATGTCTTCAAGAACCTGCAAGCGCTGGAGATAAGCAGTATCGATTTTCGTCAGTTCTTTGGCTGGGACCGCCTAGCAGACCAACTTCGTTCGCTGAGCCTGAAACATGCCGGAATCGAGGACCCCGCCGATATCTTGATAGATATTGTTCTGGACGATATGGACAAGAGACGCCGGAGGACGTCGAAATCCCACCCGTCACCCGCGGCGACCTGGGGCGTCAGCAacagcccgcgccgcagtCCAACGATACCGCACCCGGAGCTCATGCGCGCCGCATCCGCTCCTGGATCGCCAGATGTGCGAAGCGCTCTTGCCGAGCTGCGTGTCGGGTCCATGACTCCGAGCGAgcccgccgttgacgacggcgacggctctGACCATGTCAGGACCCCGGGAGCGCCTGATGATACGGAAGAAGCGTCTCGGTCGCCGGGAAAGCCTTCGAGGCCGCGCAGTAACTCCCCACCTGGGCCACCCAGCTCACGCAACGCCTCCTCTCACGCGCGCTCCTCTCAACGCATCAAGCgctctggctctggcagCTCACACTCTAGTCTATCGGATTCGTGGCATCACCACACCAGGGGCAGCACTGGAAACCTCTTGGCCATGGGTATCTTGCCCGCGTCCAAGTGGCGGTTCTTGCGGCACCTTAGCCTTGCGGATAACGCCATGACGTCGATTCCTCCGACTAGCCTGGCTCCGCTTTCCAACACCCTCTACTCACTCGATCTGTCATCGAACCTGTTCAGTCAAATTCCCGACAGCTTGGCAACGCTCACCGCGCTGCGGGCCTTGAACCTATCTCAATGCATGATCGATTCCCTGCACTCCCTCATCCGAAATCCACTTCCCGCTATCACAGCCTTAAACCTTCGAGCCAATCGACTGCAGTCTCTGGCTGGCGTGGAGAAATTATACCCACTAGAGAGGCTGGATCTAAGAGACAACCGTCTGTCGGATCCCGTCGAGTTCGCAAGGTTGACTGGGATCCCAGAAATCCGAGAGATCTGGGTTGAGGGTAATCCCTTCACCCGTACCCACAAAGATTACCGTGTGGCCATCTTCAACCTGTTTAGAGCTACGCCAGGCTACACTACAGACATTGTGATTGACGGCTGTGGCCCGAGCTACTCTGAGAGGCGGATGCTCATTGAGCGAGCCCCTATTCCGGACTCAATTCCCGTGGTGAAACCCCAGGTCCCCGATGCCCCTGCAGTGGTGGACGTCAGCAAG belongs to Purpureocillium takamizusanense chromosome 1, complete sequence and includes:
- a CDS encoding uncharacterized protein (COG:S~EggNog:ENOG503NVDP) gives rise to the protein MDSEDGEYFVKQLAAFVRTHEKALANALQFQRREVRHRSSQSTSSVTIPSSPTLPERPSTSSSTNSLAAAFSFGSLNFTSHSVKSAKLALTPHHLFYLLSRFEELGINVGPMKVRLENLHDSSSSTNYVSFLGNTGRSRSRSSDVGSIHSVSSMRSVMSGMSALWASFGIGASISAARTERQKAALQADLKYLYSAFTKIPCLRLAPDWRARLIRGYEEFPFDSAVPIYVFKNLQALEISSIDFRQFFGWDRLADQLRSLSLKHAGIEDPADILIDIVLDDMDKRRRRTSKSHPSPAATWGVSNSPRRSPTIPHPELMRAASAPGSPDVRSALAELRVGSMTPSEPAVDDGDGSDHVRTPGAPDDTEEASRSPGKPSRPRSNSPPGPPSSRNASSHARSSQRIKRSGSGSSHSSLSDSWHHHTRGSTGNLLAMGILPASKWRFLRHLSLADNAMTSIPPTSLAPLSNTLYSLDLSSNLFSQIPDSLATLTALRALNLSQCMIDSLHSLIRNPLPAITALNLRANRLQSLAGVEKLYPLERLDLRDNRLSDPVEFARLTGIPEIREIWVEGNPFTRTHKDYRVAIFNLFRATPGYTTDIVIDGCGPSYSERRMLIERAPIPDSIPVVKPQVPDAPAVVDVSKPTIVYGAAKEPVVLRKERPVPRAVSSEINTTSTRRRKASKRRIVELAPSERLAPHLAVETRKEAPRKVEATIASISPPGNYRTSKPSEPALLPPVILEDSRSKDMIDGGSASVSPIPHERESPDQNPREGQDWDAGGEIYRRRIEVLRDRVGSGYLSVLSEESWDGNSTYATPGVGPVPPLRAGHISHHAPPTAQAVHSGRTLG